The sequence AAAGAGAGGCTGCTATCCGCAGCACTCTCCGCCGCTGCCCTGCCGCTCGATCACCTGGCCGGTCTCGGTCAGCACCTGCGTGACCTCGAGCCAGGCCTCGACGCCGACCCGGAAGGCTTCCCGTCCCTTGTCGGTCAGGGTGTAGGTCTTGCGCGGGCGGCCGGAGACGACGCTGCTCTCGACCGTGACGTAGCCGCCCTCCTCGAACTCGCGCAGCACCGGGTAGATCGTGCCCTCGGTCGGGGAGCAGCAGCCATTCGTCGTCAGCTCCACCGCGCGGGCGATGTCGTAGCCATGCATCGGCCGGTCGTGCAGCACGCGCAGGATGAAGAACTTGGACAGGCTCATCTTGATCGTGCCGGCCCAGTAGGAGCGGCTGGTGTAGTCGACCGCGGGTCGGGCGATGGCGGAGAGCTTGCGGGCTTCGGTCATCGCCCGATCCTCATACCTTGATGGTCGATGAGTCAAGGGATAATGTATCGACAGCCCAACTGCCGGAAGACCCGATGATCCGCCTCGCCACGCCGGAGGACGCCCCAGCCCTCCAGGCCATCTACGCCCCGAT comes from Inquilinus sp. Marseille-Q2685 and encodes:
- a CDS encoding PadR family transcriptional regulator; the protein is MTEARKLSAIARPAVDYTSRSYWAGTIKMSLSKFFILRVLHDRPMHGYDIARAVELTTNGCCSPTEGTIYPVLREFEEGGYVTVESSVVSGRPRKTYTLTDKGREAFRVGVEAWLEVTQVLTETGQVIERQGSGGECCG